Proteins encoded together in one Amblyomma americanum isolate KBUSLIRL-KWMA chromosome 1, ASM5285725v1, whole genome shotgun sequence window:
- the LOC144116171 gene encoding uncharacterized protein LOC144116171, whose translation MQQQQPTSRSFKLQKQEQQATANSKDQQETSRSSSKKQPASSKHQQTASSSKQKAVIISNKQQQTASSKKQQQTASIMQPKQAASTKQQQQTARCSTQQQEASRKQQQVASSSKKQTEARSKQQQTASSSKKQAAAKSKHQATCSRSKQQVALRSISSKQQQAASSSKHQEAATNSKHHAAEARSKQQAAGSKQPKTASTKQHAAEENSKQHQEAAAASRKKQEQRASTMQQKQAASTRSKHQGAAANSRQQKVASSKQPPAAASKGKQQTASTRTKATNSKQQQSEATRKPEAAARSKQQEAPISKQQQTASSSKQQNSISSSKHAASSSRQLQESSSIKQQAPCSRSKQQAPAASTMQQKQAASTSSKHHAAEASTQQQTASSRKKKAARNSKKQAANSSRSKQQVALRSISSKQQQAASSSKHQEAATNSKHHAAEARSKQQAAGSKQPKTASTKQHAAEENSKQHQEAAAASREKQEQRSTKQQTAGNRKQQQTANRSKNQAEKRSKLQAAARTKPQAAGRTSKKQQQATERKKQQAAANKKQEASLKQQQEASSSNQQGASSRKQQHSASSCKKQAASNIHQQAAVAATSSSKHQAAWNSKKHAASRCKQQAAVRSTHQQQAPCSSSNQQAAASSCRSKKQTAASKSKQQAAAISSKKEAGSRSKKHAANSSKKQVANSSRRQQEASSSSKNQAAPRTKKKEATSKQQSAPSSKRQQTAISSKQEAESRNQQQAARISTKHQEPAAGSSSSKHHAAEASRMQQQQAEAACSSKKQAASSKEQLETSRKQQ comes from the exons atgcagcagcagcaaccaacaaGCAGAAGCTTCAAGCTGCAgaagcaagaa CAGCAGGCAACAGCAAACAGTAAGGATCAGCAAGAAACCAGCCggagcagcagcaagaagcaaccagcaagcagcaagcaccagcaaacagcaagcagcagcaaacagaaagcagtaatcatcagcaacaagcagcagcaaacagcaagcagcaagaagcagcagcaaacagcaagcatcATGCAGccgaagcaagcagcaagcaccaagcagcagcagcaaacagcaagatgcagcacgcagcagcaagaagcaagccgcaagcagcagcaagtagcaagcagcagcaagaagcaaacagaagcaagaagcaagcagcagcaaacagcaagcagcagcaagaagcaagcagccgCAAAGAGCAAGCACCAAGCAACATGCAGCAGAAGCAAACAGCAAGTAGCACTaagaagcatcagcagcaagcagcagcaagcagccagcagtaGCAAACACCAAGAAGCAGCAACAAACAGCAAGCACCATGCAGCAGAAGCAagaagcaaacagcaagcagctgGCAGCAAGCAGCCGAAAACAGCAAGCACCAAGCAACATGCAGCAGAAGAaaacagcaagcagcaccaagaagcagcagcagcaagcagaaagaaGCAGGAGCAAAGAGCAAGCAccatgcagcagaagcaagcagctaGCACAAGAAGCAAGCaccaaggagcagcagcaaacagcaggcAGCAGAAAgtagccagcagcaagcagccaccagcagcagcaagcaaggggaagcagcaaacagcaagcacaaGGA caaaAGCaaccaacagcaagcagcagcaatcagaaGCAACAAGGAAGccggaagcagcagcaagaagcaagcagcaggaagcaccaatcagcaaacagcagcaaacagcaagcagcagcaagcagcagaattcaataagcagcagcaagcatgcagcaagcagcagcaggcagctgcAAGAAtcaagcagcatcaagcagcaagcaccatgcagcagaagcaagcagcaagcaccagcagcaagcaccatgcagcagaagcaagcagcaagcaccagcagcaagcaccatgcagcagaagcaagcacccagcagcaaacagcaagcagccgcaagaaaaaagcagcaagGAACTCCAaaaagcaagcagcaaacagcagcag AAGCAAACAGCAAGTAGCACTaagaagcatcagcagcaagcagcagcaagcagccagcagtaGCAAACACCAAGAAGCAGCAACAAACAGCAAGCACCATGCAGCAGAAGCAagaagcaaacagcaagcagcaggcagcaagcagccgAAAACAGCAAGCACCAAGCAACATGCAGCAGAAGAaaacagcaagcagcaccaagaagcagcagcagcaagcagagagAAGCAGGAGCAAAGA agcaccaagcagcaaacagcaggcaacagaaagcagcagcaaacagcaaacaGGAGCAAGAATCAAGCCGAGAAGAgaagcaagctgcaagcagcagcaagaaccaaGCCGCAGGCAGCAGGAAGAaccagcaagaagcagcagcaagcaacagaaagaaaaaagcagcaagcagcagcaaacaagaagCAAGAAGCAAGcctcaagcagcagcaagaagcaagcagcagcaatcagcaaggagcaagcagccgcaagcagcaacattcagcaagcagctgcaagaagcaagcagcaagcaacattcaccagcaagcagcagtagcagcaaccagcagcagcaagcaccaagcagcatGGAACAGCAAGAAGCACGCCGCAAGCAGATGCAAGCAACAAGCAGCCGTAAGAAGCACacaccagcagcaagcaccatgcagcagcagcaaccaacaaGCAGCCGCTTCAAGCTGCAGAAGCAAGAAGCAAACAGCGGCAAGCaaaagcaaacagcaagcagcagcaatcagcagcaagaAGGAAGCCGGAAGCAGAAGCAAGAAAcatgcagcaaacagcagcaaaaagcaagtagcaaacagcagcaggcggcagcaagaagcaagcagcagcagcaagaaccaaGCAGCACCAAGAACCAAGAAGAAAGAAGCAACCAGCAAGCAGCAatcagcaccaagcagcaagcgCCAGCAAACggcaatcagcagcaagcaggaagcaGAAAGCAggaatcagcagcaagcagcaagaattAGCACCAAGCACCAAGAaccagcagcaggaagcagcagcagcaagcatcatgcagcagaagcaagcaggatgcagcagcagcaagcagaagcagcatgcagcagcaagaagcaagccgcaagcagcaaggagcagctagaaacaagccgcaagcagcagtaA
- the LOC144114791 gene encoding uncharacterized protein LOC144114791 translates to MSSSKQKAVAASYKHQKTAANSKQQEASRKQKKAASNSKKQAAISSMQQAALCSKHQPPSSNRQEAANISKQQAAAHSKQKAGISSKRLEPAAANSKQQEPAANSKHRAAEASSKHQAPSSSSKQQAAARSKPQAADSKHHAAEASSKHQAPSTKQQQQTASSSKKQAASSSKKQAQARSRQEAAACSRKQQAPCSRNKQQAAPTSSSKKQQQAAKSSSKQHAPCSRSEQQAGRASTYQQQQTASNSKQQAAERSQQQAAATSSSKQQQQPPAAASTKQQQQTASSKEQAAAASSSKQPAAASSSKQQQAPANSKQQAAAASSPKLQQEACRKQQAAARSKQQAAAGSSKNQAAANSS, encoded by the coding sequence atgagcagcagcaagcagaaagcagtagCCGCAAGCTACAAGCACcaaaaaacagcagcaaacagcaagcagcaagaagcaagccgcaagcagaagaaagcagcaagcaacagcaagaagcaagcagcaatcagcagcatgcagcaagcagcacTATGCAGCAAGCACCAACCACCAAGCAGCAATCGGCAGGAAGCAGCAAACatcagcaaacagcaagcagcagcacacagcaagcagaaagcaggaATCAGCAGCAAGCGCctagaaccagcagcagcaaacagcaagcagcaagaaccagcagcaaacagcaagcaccgtgcagcagaagcaagcagcaagcaccaagcaccaagcagcagcagcaaacagcaagcagcagcaagaagcaagccgcaagcagcagacagcaagcaccatgcagcagaagcaagcagcaagcaccaagcaccaagcaccaagcagcagcagcaaacagcaagcagcagcaagaagcaagccgcaagcagcagcaagaagcaagcacaAGCAAGAAGcaggcaggaagcagcagcatgcagccgCAAACAGCAAGCACCATGCAGCAgaaacaagcagcaagcagcaccaacaagtagcagcaaaaagcagcagcaagcagcaaaaagcagcagcaaacagcatgcGCCATGCAGCAGAAGCGAGCAGCAAGCAGGGAGAGCAAGCacctatcagcagcagcaaacagcaagcaacagcaagcagcaggcagcagaaaggagccagcagcaagcagcagcaacaagcagcagcaagcagcagcaacagccaccagcagcagcaagcacgaagcagcagcagcaaaccgcaagcagcaaggagcaagctgcagcagcaagcagcagtaagcagcctgcagcagcaagcagcagcaagcagcagcaagcaccagcaaacagcaagcaacaagcagctgcagcaagcagccccaagctaCAGCAAGAAGCatgccgcaagcagcaagcagcagcaagaagcaagcagcaagcagcagcaggcagcagcaagaaccaagcagcagcaaacagcagctga